In Pseudomonas oryzicola, one DNA window encodes the following:
- a CDS encoding lipoprotein-releasing ABC transporter permease subunit gives MFRPLFAFIGTRYTRAKRRNHFVSFISLTSMIGLALGVVVMIVVLSVMNGFDHEMRTRVLGMIPHATLESGQPIADWPALAQQVKQNPQVQAVAPFTQMQGLLTHDGKVQKVLLNGIDPAREREVSIIDKFVLQGRLDQLAPGEWGIMIGDKAAAKLGVSIGDKLTFVAPEVSVTPAGMFPRMKRFTVVGTFHVGAGEIDGYLGLTNISDLSRLHRWKPDQVQGLRLKFDDLFQAPRVAWDIAQRLGDQEFYSRDWTRTHGNLYQAIRMEKAMIGLLLLLIVAVAAFNIISTLVMVVNDKRGDIAILRTLGATPGQIMLIFMVQGTVIGVIGTLIGAVVGIVAALNVSAVIAGIEKLIGHKFLNADVYFIDYLPSQIQAQDVYMVCAAALVLSFFATLYPAWRAARTQPAEALRYE, from the coding sequence ATGTTCAGACCTCTTTTCGCATTCATCGGCACGCGTTATACCCGTGCCAAACGTCGCAATCACTTCGTCTCGTTCATTTCCCTGACCTCGATGATCGGCCTCGCCCTGGGCGTGGTGGTGATGATCGTGGTGCTCTCGGTGATGAACGGTTTCGACCACGAGATGCGCACCCGCGTGCTGGGCATGATCCCGCATGCCACGCTGGAGAGCGGCCAGCCTATAGCCGACTGGCCTGCCCTTGCCCAACAAGTAAAGCAGAATCCGCAGGTACAGGCGGTTGCGCCCTTCACCCAGATGCAAGGCCTGCTGACCCATGACGGCAAGGTGCAGAAGGTGCTGCTCAACGGCATCGACCCGGCCCGCGAGCGCGAGGTGTCGATCATCGACAAGTTCGTCCTGCAGGGCCGCCTCGACCAGCTGGCGCCGGGCGAGTGGGGCATCATGATCGGCGACAAGGCCGCGGCCAAGCTGGGGGTGTCGATTGGCGACAAACTCACCTTCGTCGCCCCCGAGGTCAGTGTGACCCCGGCCGGCATGTTCCCGCGCATGAAGCGCTTCACCGTGGTCGGTACCTTCCACGTCGGGGCGGGCGAGATCGACGGCTACCTGGGCCTGACCAACATCAGCGACCTGTCCCGCCTGCACCGCTGGAAACCCGACCAGGTGCAGGGCCTGCGCCTGAAGTTCGACGACCTGTTCCAGGCGCCGCGAGTGGCCTGGGACATCGCCCAGCGCCTGGGTGACCAGGAGTTCTACAGCCGTGACTGGACCCGCACCCATGGCAACCTGTACCAGGCGATCCGCATGGAAAAGGCCATGATCGGCCTGCTGTTGCTGCTGATCGTGGCCGTGGCGGCGTTCAACATCATTTCCACCCTGGTGATGGTGGTCAACGACAAGCGCGGCGACATCGCCATCCTGCGCACCCTGGGCGCCACGCCCGGGCAGATCATGCTCATCTTCATGGTCCAGGGCACGGTGATCGGGGTGATCGGTACCCTGATCGGCGCCGTGGTCGGGATCGTCGCCGCGCTGAACGTCAGTGCGGTGATCGCCGGCATCGAGAAACTGATCGGGCACAAGTTCCTCAATGCCGACGTGTACTTCATCGATTACCTGCCGTCGCAGATCCAGGCCCAGGACGTGTACATGGTCTGTGCTGCGGCGCTGGTCCTGAGTTTCTTCGCCACCCTGTACCCGGCCTGGCGTGCGGCGCGCACCCAGCCTGCAGAGGCGCTACGTTATGAGTGA
- a CDS encoding PilZ domain-containing protein, protein MTTLDEEDRREYYRIEDQIALQISPLSAAEALDPDVLQDDSPLFNLLSELHLSDFESQHLLRQLSEKDRTLAAFLRAQNKRLDLLSAVVAQTLIGEVGQPQPVVISEGGIEFTQATRLAPGTRVKVKMVLMPRAHGLLLRGKVTHCDPRPEGGFEVGTEFTDMTDAQRQLLARYILQRQQQQRRQQLEQNDPAS, encoded by the coding sequence ATGACGACATTAGACGAAGAAGATCGCCGCGAATACTACCGCATCGAAGATCAGATCGCACTTCAAATCAGCCCCCTCAGCGCGGCCGAAGCCCTTGACCCAGATGTGTTGCAAGATGATTCGCCGCTGTTCAACCTGCTCAGCGAGCTGCACCTGTCCGACTTCGAGTCGCAGCACCTGCTGCGCCAGCTGAGCGAAAAGGACCGCACCCTCGCCGCGTTCCTGCGCGCGCAGAACAAACGCCTCGATCTGCTCAGCGCGGTGGTTGCCCAGACCCTGATCGGCGAAGTGGGCCAGCCCCAGCCGGTGGTCATTTCCGAGGGCGGCATCGAATTCACGCAAGCCACGCGGCTGGCCCCCGGTACCCGGGTAAAGGTGAAGATGGTGCTGATGCCGCGCGCCCATGGCCTGCTGCTGCGCGGCAAGGTCACCCATTGCGACCCGCGCCCGGAGGGCGGCTTCGAGGTCGGCACCGAATTCACCGACATGACCGATGCCCAGCGTCAACTGCTGGCGCGCTACATCCTGCAGCGCCAGCAACAACAACGGCGCCAGCAGCTGGAACAGAACGACCCCGCCTCCTGA
- a CDS encoding glycerophosphodiester phosphodiesterase gives MTLIYGHRGAKGEAPENTLKSFQQCLAHGVTRCELDLHLSADNELMVIHDPTLKRTTGKRGKVVEHTAADLVRIDARKGGPGHVQPCPIPRLEELFQKCPFEHWQLEVKSASRTRAATTVLAIRELAQQYGLLDKVTITSSSREVLGAAQELVPDVKRGLVAEYAWLDPLKVAQNYGCNLLALNWTLCTPERLLKAQSQGLHVSVWTVNEPALMRRLADFGVDSLITDFPGLAKTTLGQG, from the coding sequence GTGACCCTGATCTACGGCCATCGCGGCGCCAAGGGCGAAGCGCCCGAGAATACCCTGAAGAGCTTCCAGCAATGCCTGGCCCACGGCGTGACCCGCTGCGAGCTGGACCTGCACCTGTCGGCCGACAACGAGCTGATGGTGATCCACGACCCCACCCTCAAGCGCACCACCGGCAAGCGCGGCAAGGTGGTCGAACACACCGCCGCCGACCTGGTCCGGATCGACGCCCGCAAAGGCGGCCCCGGCCACGTCCAGCCCTGCCCCATCCCGAGGCTGGAAGAACTGTTCCAGAAGTGCCCGTTCGAGCACTGGCAGCTGGAAGTGAAAAGCGCTTCGCGCACCCGCGCCGCCACCACCGTGCTGGCGATCCGTGAACTGGCCCAGCAGTACGGCCTGCTGGACAAGGTGACCATCACCTCCAGCTCGCGCGAAGTGCTGGGCGCCGCACAGGAACTGGTACCGGACGTGAAACGCGGGCTGGTAGCCGAATACGCCTGGCTCGACCCGTTGAAGGTGGCGCAGAACTATGGCTGCAATCTGCTGGCATTGAACTGGACACTGTGCACGCCGGAGCGCCTGCTGAAAGCGCAGAGCCAGGGGTTGCACGTGTCGGTATGGACGGTCAACGAACCGGCACTGATGCGCCGGCTCGCTGACTTTGGCGTGGACAGCCTGATTACAGACTTTCCCGGTTTGGCCAAGACCACCCTCGGGCAGGGTTGA
- the sthA gene encoding Si-specific NAD(P)(+) transhydrogenase, whose protein sequence is MAVYNYDVVVLGSGPAGEGAAMNAAKAGRKVAMVDSRRQVGGNCTHLGTIPSKALRHSVRQIMQFNTNPMFRAIGEPRWFSFPDVLKSAEKVIAKQVASRTGYYARNRVDVFVGTGSFADEQTIEVVCPNGVVEKLNAKHIIIATGSRPYRPADIDFNHPRVYDSDTILSLSHTPRKLIVYGAGVIGCEYASIFSGLGVLVELVDNRGQLLSFLDSEISQALSYHFSNNNITVRHNEDYERVEGLDNGVILHLKSGKKIKADALLWCNGRTGNTDKLGLENIGIKVNSRGQIEVDESYRTSVPNIYGAGDVIGWPSLASAAHDQGRSAAGSIVDNGSWRFVNDVPTGIYTIPEISSIGKNEQELTQAKVPYEVGKAFFKSMARAQIAGEPQGMLKILFHRETLEVLGVHCFGYQASEIVHIGQAVMNQPGELNNLKYFVNTTFNYPTMAEAYRVAAYDGLNRLF, encoded by the coding sequence ATGGCTGTCTACAACTACGACGTAGTGGTGCTGGGTTCCGGCCCGGCCGGGGAAGGCGCGGCAATGAACGCCGCCAAAGCAGGGCGCAAGGTGGCGATGGTCGACAGCCGTCGCCAGGTCGGGGGCAACTGCACCCACCTGGGTACCATCCCGTCCAAGGCACTGCGTCACTCGGTGCGGCAGATCATGCAGTTCAACACCAACCCGATGTTCCGTGCCATCGGCGAGCCGCGCTGGTTCTCGTTCCCCGACGTGCTGAAGAGCGCCGAGAAGGTCATCGCCAAGCAGGTGGCCTCGCGCACCGGCTATTACGCGCGTAACCGCGTCGATGTGTTCGTCGGTACCGGCAGCTTCGCCGACGAGCAGACCATCGAAGTGGTCTGCCCGAACGGTGTGGTGGAAAAGCTCAACGCCAAGCACATCATCATCGCCACCGGCTCGCGCCCATACCGCCCGGCCGACATCGACTTCAACCACCCGCGCGTCTACGACAGCGACACCATCCTCAGCCTCAGCCACACCCCGCGTAAACTGATCGTGTACGGCGCCGGCGTGATCGGTTGCGAATACGCCTCGATCTTCAGCGGCCTGGGCGTGCTGGTGGAACTGGTGGACAACCGTGGCCAGCTGCTGAGTTTCCTCGATTCGGAAATTTCCCAGGCGCTGAGCTACCACTTCAGCAACAACAACATCACCGTGCGCCACAACGAAGACTATGAGCGCGTCGAAGGCCTGGACAACGGCGTGATCCTGCACCTCAAGTCCGGCAAGAAGATCAAGGCCGACGCCTTGCTGTGGTGCAACGGCCGTACCGGCAACACCGACAAGCTGGGCCTGGAAAACATCGGCATCAAGGTCAACAGCCGCGGCCAGATCGAGGTCGACGAGAGCTACCGCACCAGCGTGCCGAACATCTACGGTGCCGGTGATGTGATCGGCTGGCCGAGCCTGGCCAGTGCCGCCCACGACCAGGGCCGCTCGGCAGCGGGCAGCATCGTCGACAATGGCAGCTGGCGTTTCGTCAACGACGTGCCGACCGGCATCTACACCATTCCCGAGATCAGTTCGATCGGCAAGAACGAGCAGGAGCTGACCCAGGCCAAGGTGCCGTACGAAGTGGGCAAGGCCTTCTTCAAGAGCATGGCCCGTGCGCAGATTGCCGGCGAGCCGCAAGGCATGCTGAAGATCCTGTTCCATCGCGAAACCTTGGAAGTGCTGGGCGTGCACTGCTTCGGCTACCAGGCTTCGGAAATCGTCCACATCGGCCAGGCGGTGATGAACCAGCCGGGCGAGCTGAACAACCTGAAGTACTTCGTCAACACCACGTTCAACTACCCGACCATGGCCGAAGCCTATCGGGTAGCTGCCTACGACGGCCTGAACCGGCTTTTTTGA
- a CDS encoding FAD:protein FMN transferase encodes MRRALLFILMLLTACNQGPTVERLGGPTMGSSYSIQYIREPGGPAPAQVQAAVEAILNGIDQHYSTYRGDSTVSQFNLLPANQCMALPADMLELVSLGQQLAEQSDGAFDLTVEPLLDLWGFGPQARHARVPDPQALARVRQRVGYRHLHIQGQALCKDAPVQLDFNSIAAGHAVDLIAARLQAMGVASFIAEATGELKAVGHKPDGSRWRIALELPREDRQIARQIIPLNGLSVSTSGDYRHYFEDNGRRYSHTFDARLGRPVQHDLAAVTVLDASALRADGYSTLLLILGPQRGWDFAVAHGLPAVLVTRAEGGFVSRATPAFERAVKGE; translated from the coding sequence TTGCGCAGAGCCCTCCTGTTCATCCTGATGCTCCTGACCGCCTGTAACCAGGGCCCGACCGTCGAACGCCTGGGTGGCCCGACCATGGGCAGCAGTTACAGCATCCAGTACATCCGCGAGCCTGGTGGCCCGGCGCCGGCCCAAGTCCAGGCGGCGGTCGAGGCCATCCTCAACGGCATCGATCAGCACTACTCAACCTACCGCGGCGACTCCACCGTCAGCCAGTTCAACTTGCTGCCCGCCAACCAGTGCATGGCCTTGCCGGCCGACATGCTCGAACTGGTCAGCCTGGGCCAGCAACTGGCCGAGCAGAGCGATGGCGCCTTCGACCTCACCGTCGAGCCGTTGCTCGACCTGTGGGGGTTCGGCCCCCAGGCACGCCACGCGCGGGTGCCCGACCCGCAGGCCCTGGCGCGGGTGCGTCAGCGGGTGGGCTACCGGCACCTGCATATCCAGGGCCAGGCCCTGTGCAAGGATGCCCCGGTGCAGCTCGACTTCAACAGCATTGCCGCCGGCCATGCCGTCGACCTTATCGCTGCACGCCTGCAGGCCATGGGGGTGGCCAGCTTCATTGCTGAAGCGACCGGCGAGCTCAAGGCAGTCGGTCACAAGCCTGACGGCAGCCGCTGGCGCATTGCCCTGGAGCTACCCCGCGAAGACCGCCAGATCGCCCGGCAGATCATTCCGCTCAATGGCCTTTCAGTATCAACCTCGGGTGACTATCGGCACTATTTCGAGGACAATGGCCGGCGCTATTCGCATACCTTCGATGCCCGCCTCGGGCGCCCGGTGCAGCATGACCTGGCCGCGGTCACCGTGCTCGATGCCTCGGCACTGCGGGCAGACGGCTATTCGACACTGCTGTTGATCCTGGGCCCGCAACGTGGCTGGGATTTTGCCGTGGCGCATGGCCTGCCCGCTGTTCTGGTGACTCGGGCCGAGGGTGGCTTCGTCTCCCGAGCTACGCCCGCGTTCGAACGGGCAGTGAAAGGCGAGTGA
- a CDS encoding glyceraldehyde-3-phosphate dehydrogenase translates to MWKVPVTQKPDQCLGEWIDREALAEAMIPLIGQLYRNNNVVSSIYGRSLINRSVISILKAHRFARHRQADETELSVHETFPLLKAMSELKLGAASVDLGKLANKFKQEGNGRTAEQFVREELAEVVGQQNASARKGTDVVLYGFGRIGRLLARILIEKTGGGDGLRLRAIVVRKGAENDLVKRASLLRRDSVHGPFDGTITIDEANNTITANGNLIQVIYAKSPSEVDYTQYGIENALIVDNTGVWRDADGLGQHLACPGAARVILTAPGKGALKNIVHGINHGDIAADDKIISAASCTTNAIVPVLKAINDQYGIVNGHVETVHSFTNDQNLIDNFHKGSRRGRAAPLNMVITETGAATAAAKALPVLKGKLTGNAIRVPTPNVSMAILNLNLEKPTSRDEINEYLRQTAMHSELHKQIDYVSSQEVVSTDFVGSRHAGVVDAEATIANDNRVVLYVWYDNEFGYSCQVVRVMEEMAGVNPPAFPR, encoded by the coding sequence ATGTGGAAGGTTCCCGTGACTCAGAAGCCCGACCAGTGTCTTGGTGAGTGGATCGATCGTGAAGCCCTGGCTGAAGCGATGATCCCGCTTATCGGTCAGCTCTACCGCAACAACAATGTGGTGAGCTCGATTTATGGCCGTAGCCTGATCAACCGTTCGGTTATCTCGATCCTCAAGGCGCACCGCTTTGCGCGTCATCGTCAAGCCGACGAAACCGAACTGTCCGTCCACGAGACATTCCCCCTGCTCAAGGCCATGAGCGAGCTGAAACTGGGCGCCGCCTCGGTCGACCTCGGCAAGCTGGCCAACAAGTTCAAGCAGGAAGGCAATGGCCGTACTGCCGAGCAGTTCGTCCGTGAGGAACTGGCCGAAGTGGTTGGCCAGCAGAACGCCTCGGCGCGCAAGGGCACCGACGTCGTACTGTACGGCTTCGGCCGCATCGGTCGCCTGCTGGCGCGCATCCTGATCGAGAAGACCGGCGGCGGCGACGGCCTGCGCCTGCGTGCCATCGTCGTGCGCAAGGGCGCCGAGAACGACCTGGTCAAGCGTGCCAGCCTGCTGCGCCGTGACTCGGTGCACGGCCCGTTCGATGGCACCATCACCATCGACGAAGCCAACAACACCATCACCGCCAACGGCAACCTGATCCAGGTTATCTATGCCAAGAGCCCGAGCGAAGTCGACTATACCCAGTACGGCATCGAAAACGCACTGATCGTCGACAACACCGGCGTATGGCGTGATGCCGATGGCCTGGGCCAGCACCTGGCCTGCCCGGGCGCTGCCCGCGTGATCCTCACCGCACCTGGCAAGGGCGCGCTGAAGAACATCGTGCACGGCATCAACCATGGTGACATCGCTGCCGATGACAAGATCATCTCGGCCGCTTCCTGCACCACCAACGCCATCGTGCCGGTGCTCAAGGCCATCAACGACCAGTACGGCATCGTCAACGGCCACGTCGAAACCGTTCACTCGTTCACCAACGACCAGAACCTGATCGACAACTTCCACAAGGGCAGCCGCCGTGGCCGTGCCGCGCCGCTGAACATGGTCATCACCGAAACCGGCGCCGCCACCGCTGCCGCCAAGGCACTGCCGGTGCTCAAGGGCAAGCTGACCGGCAACGCCATTCGCGTACCGACGCCGAACGTTTCGATGGCCATCCTCAACCTGAACCTGGAAAAGCCCACCTCGCGCGACGAGATCAACGAGTACCTGCGCCAGACCGCCATGCACTCGGAACTGCACAAGCAGATCGACTACGTCAGCTCGCAGGAAGTGGTTTCGACCGACTTCGTCGGTTCGCGCCACGCCGGTGTGGTTGACGCTGAAGCGACCATCGCCAACGACAACCGCGTTGTCCTGTACGTCTGGTACGACAACGAATTCGGTTACAGCTGCCAGGTGGTTCGCGTGATGGAAGAGATGGCCGGTGTGAACCCGCCAGCGTTTCCGCGCTGA